A stretch of DNA from Takifugu rubripes chromosome 15, fTakRub1.2, whole genome shotgun sequence:
AAgctgagggaagaggagaagcgaGCTCTGCGTTACCTGGAAACAAGGCGTGACTGTAACTCGGTACAAGCGGTGAGTAGCCACTTTACCACTgggcagctacagcaacagtcAAAGGGTCAAACTTTCTTCAAAGCACTCCTCCAGTAGGTCACCAGAGGGCAGCACTGAGCATTTTATAATTccagagaacagagagagggggggggggggaattaatGTCCAGAGGACAGATGCTGAGCAGTGGAGGCAGGACCACCATATTAATGCTGACCAATAACAGAAACCACTGAACTGGTCTCATACTGGTTAATTTCCCTCCACACTGTGTATAGCTGCTCTACAACATCCTCCACATATCAGGCTGCGGCTTGTGATGAACTCATCATGTTGGCTGTTACCAAACAGTTTGTGTTTAGTCTATGAAACTCTTTATTTTACTTCCGCTAACGTTTGGGTCACATGGATGTGAATTCCTTTCCAGCTGATGGAGTGTTGCGTCAATGCTCTGGTGACGTCATTCAAGGAAACCATCCTGGCTGAATGTCCTGGCATGATCAAACGGAACGAGACTGAGAGTGAGTACGGCAGGACTGCTCGCAGCAAAGGCTCAGCCAGCTCAGGTTTGCACCAGGAAATAGACCTGATCCAGCCTCCTCATATAACGTCTGAACACTTCCAGGAATGTGACGATGCACCATCATTTATCTCTTTTACCATTACACGCATTGCTGTAATTCTTCTTAAGCATAATAACACAGTAAATATTGGTGTCAGTGAGCATCCTGTCTGCTCCCTCTAgagatgtttaaataaaacttgGTTTCTTGATCTTTGTATCCCAATACAGCTTTTTTAAGAGGTGTGGCTTCAGGCTTAAAATAGTTTAGTTTCCACGGTGATAGCCCTGtagtgtgtttgtgagtttgTGATTTGCTGCAGAAGGACTGAGATTCATTTCTTGTTCACCTCTGATTTCACTGCCTCGTTAACTCATGCATGACATCACGTTGCCTCAGTCATGACGAagttctctctgtctctatcaGAGTTGCACCTGATGTTCTCTCTGATGGACAAAGTTCCCAGCGGCATCGAGCCGATGCTTAAAGACCTGGAGGAGCATATCATGAGTGCCGGCCTGGCCGATATGGTGGCCTCGGCAGAAACCATCACCTCTGTGAGTGTCTCCTGATCTCTTCACCAAGTGCAGCTCCCTTCGGCACAAACTGATCTGTCGTAAAGCCGAGATTTTTTAACTGAATATCTTCTGTTCGCACCCGACGTCCTCTCCCACATGCGCAGCGCTTGGTCGCTGTGTCGTGCTCCGCCCTCCGGCAAAATTAGAGGTCTTGCACACTTTTACAGAGGGCTCAGGGATGCCGGAGCCGTGACTGAGTCAAACGCAGCAGATATACACGCAGCGCATCTGGCGTATTCTACCATTTTTTAACATTGATCGACCTGCTGCATCTCTCCTCAGATCTGCTGAGACAGAGCTACTATCACTACAAACGCTCTATATAAACACTTATGCACAGCGGTTTCCCCAATCAGTGGGATTTCCTGAGTTTGAAACACTTCCCTTTTGCACTCCCATTAAACATCGTGTAGCgacacatttgatttgtttggaAAAATCGTCTCCAAAAAAGTCTCCACAGAGTCTGTCAACCCAATAATGTTAAAGTCAGATTATTTAATCCGTTTTATACTGTTTGTAGGATTCCGAGAAGTATGTGGAGCAGCTCCTCACCCTGTTTAACCGCTTCAGTCGACTAGTCAAAGAGGCTTTTCAGGACGACCCCAGATTCCTGACAGCCAGAGACAAGGTGAGTTTAGCTTGGGCTGTTTCCACGACGACGACACCCAATGCCGTTTGGAACACCCTTGATAAACCGCACCCAGTTTTCTCAAGACTGCTTTTCTCCTGCAGGCGTACAAAGCTGTAGTCAACGATGCCACCATCTTTAAATTGGAACTGCCCATGAAGCAGAAAGGGTGAGTGAAGCTGCGCGTGTGCAATAAGATCAGAAATGGTGCTGACGTGCACATTAATGCGGGCAGTGTCTACAGGGTGGGTCTGAAAACTCAACCAGAATCCAAATGTCCTGAGCTGCTGGCCAACTACTGCGACATGCTGCTGAGGAAGACGCCGCTGAGCAAAAAGCTCACGTCTGAGGAGATCGAGGCCAAGCTCAAGGAAGTGGTGCGTCCATCATGTCACCCCTCATATTCTCTCAAATGTTACATTATAACAACGGCAAAATCTTACAGAGGCTTTACAataaagtggggaaaaaaccctGATGAAATGAGGCCATACCTAAgtttatatttcatatttcttGTATATTTAAGTTTCAAACTGTGCATGAAAGCCAGAATCATTAATTGGCTTAATTAATGACAAAAATAATCCATTTTTCCATTGTTTACCTCTATAACTGGCTTTTCAACAAACATCCCTTCCGCAGTTGTTGGTGCTGAAATACGTCCAAAACAAAGACGTGTTCATGCGTTATCACAAAGCTCACCTGACCCGTCGACTCATCCTGGACATCTCTGCTGATAGTGAGATTGAGGAGAACATGGTGGAGTGGCTCAGGGTGAGATCTGTCAGCCGACAGCTGGGAATATTGGGCTGGAATTAATGACAGAGTTGGGATCATTGTGCTTCCTGtttcccaacaggaagtgggaatgCCGGCGGATTATGTCAACAAGTTGGCGAGGATGTTTCAAGACATTAAGGTGTCGGAGGACCTAAACCAGTCATTCAAAGAAATGCACAAACATAACAAACTAGCATTACCAGGTAAGAGAACAGCTGATTCTGATTATTTATGTTGTATTTTTGCATTTAGCTTTTGTATACGTCAGCTGTTGgtatagcatagcatagcagcAGAATTTAAGACTCTATAATTCCTCACTAGAAAGGACCAACCATTTCAGCTTCTAACTTTcttctgcattttattttaaccGGTTCCAGTAGACTATTTGAGCTGTTGAACTTATGTGCGCCTTATTCTGAGTGCTAACTGAGCTGTGACCTGTTAGCTGACTCCGTCAACATAAAGATCCTGAATGCCGGAGCGTGGTCGAGAAGCAGCGAGAAGGTGTTCGTCTCCCTCCCCACAGAACTGGAAGACCTAATCCCAGAGGTGGAGGACTTCTACAAGAAGAACCACAGTGGCAGGAAGCTCCACTGGCATCACCTCATGTCCAACGGCATCGTGAGTCGTTTATTCACTTGTGTGGTCTCATTTTGTTTTCAAGAAGAAATTCGCTCAAAAATAGGATCATCCAGACAGATTTTTATCATCTATAAAAGCAACCAATTGATTTTATTGAATACAAATGAAGGGAAATAACGCTTTTTGGGGATTTCCAGATCACCTTTAAGAACGAGGTGGGTCAGTATGACCTGGAGGTCACCACCTTCCAGCTGGCCGTGCTGTTCGCCTGGAATCAGAGACCTCGAGAGCGAATCAGCTTCGAGAACCTGAAACTCGCCACTGAGCTTCCTGACGCCGAGCTGCGGCGCACTCTCTGGGTAACCTGATGTTGTGTAATCGCGCTGCGTTGCGGCTCACTCAGTTGGGTCGTGGGTTCCGGCCCCACGTTGGATGCTCCTGTTTTGGGGGTGCCAGTAGCTCACTCTGGAGGGTGTGTGGTTCCAGTTGCAGACCAAATAATTGGAAAATGGTCTGGTAGCAAGAGAGGTGATTGACATTTCCAGATCAGTGCGGAGGCACCCTGGAGCAAGGTACTGACCCCCCCCAAATGCTCAGGGCATCCATTGAAGGCAGTTTCCTGACTCTGGCACCTTTCCTCATGTTTCCTGTGATGAGTAAAGGcatcttcctttcttcctttccttaGTCTCTGGTGGCCTTCCCTAAACTCAAGCGTCAGGTGTTGCTGTACGAGCCGCTTGTGTCGTCGCCCAAAGACTTCGCAGAAGGAACGTTGTTCTCTGTCAACCAGGAATTCTCTCTCATGTAAGGACACCTCTGCCTCCTCGTTACTGTTGAGGTTCATTTGTTtcgtctcttttttttctttgtcacaATGTTTGCGTTCAGATTTTCATCTCAGGTTTTAGACTTCAACCAGCATTTCGCTGCAGTTTCTCTGGATCATCACTATTTTGTTAATGTCCACGAAGgctctccatccatctccaccTTCAGTTCTGACCAGTTTGATGGGAGTTGGGACtttctgagctcatgctgggtCAAAGGGCTGAAAGTCTGTCTTTGGGGGGTCGGGTCCATGATTATCTGTTGTTAAGGGCTGTCGGCCACCAAGGTCCATAGAATCCACCTGATGGGGGTGAGTCTTTAGGCTCACATGATATGAGTCTCtctcctgggtcatgtgactctaAAGACTCCCCCAAGTCTCGAATGAGAGGAGTTTTCTTTTTATGTATAATTACAGAATTCTGACTTTTGGGTCAAAGGTTACGTGAGGCTATTTGGCCCTTCATTGTCTTCCATATGGCATCTATTTAAATTTGGTCAGTTATTCCACAGTGATCTCATTAATATTGAACTATgctgaaatgaaaataatgatAAAGGTTTAACCGTTTTTGTGCCCAGAAAAAATTCAAAGGTTCAGAAACGAGGCAAAATCAACCTGATTGGCCGCCTGCAGCTGACGACGGAGCgaatgagagaggaggagaacgagGGCATTGTTCAGCTGAGAATACTGAGAACGCAGGTATGAAGCCGTGTTTCTCAGGCGGTCGGCTGCTGCCGGCGTTCCCCGTTCTAACGGCGCTCTGCCTGTTTCAGGAGGCCATCATCCAGATTATGAAGATGAGAAAACGCATCAACAACGCACAGCTGCAGACGGAGCTGGTGGAGATCCTGAAGAACATGTTTttaccacagaagaagatgatCAAGGAGCAGATTGAGTGGCTCATCGACCACAAATACATAAAGCGGGACGAGAGTGACATAAACACCTTCATTTACATGGCGTAACGGCTCGCCATCACGGCACGTATTGACTCTGGTTTCAGCCGAAGGACACACAGATACTTCCAGGCTCCCGTCCTCTAATTTAAAAATCCAATCATTTGCAGGGAGGCTTGACTGAAACCTACCTATTTAAAAAGTGGAACTTCCTGCCTTAAAGTTATACAAAGAAGAGAACGCCGcggcagcagaggaagtgtttagattttgtttttgttttttttttctttttcagttgtGGGAGTTTGCTGTCTGAATTTTAACACCACGACAACTGCTCAACGCTAAAAGCATGCTGAGAGGAAATGGCTTTACGTCTGGTTGTAATTCACATCCCGGCCGGCCCATCGCCAGATCGAGAATGGACGTTCCACCGGCGTCCCGAGCCACAAGTGTCGAGGCGACCGCGCCCTCTGGGTTTACACAAAAACACTCGTGTGGGGAAAGAAAATGAGCATATTGCTGTAATCCAGAATTGATTTCCCTCTGCTGAACGTTCCCAGAGATGGAGTCGTGGGTGTTTGCTCTGTTTCCTGCAGGAAGCTGAGGTCAGTATTACAGTCAGaggtgaagagagggagagagagtccTGACATgtgaataatgaaaataaacagcacCTTATTATAAAACCAGACTCCTCATCCATGTTCGAACGCGTGCTCCTCAGCCCTCGTTTTGTTGAAAAAGGGTACAAATGAAAGTATCGCCGTCGGCTTCCTGTTAAAGCTATTTTATAACACGTTtgtctgaggaggaagtggcGCTCTGCAATCAGGAAAGCATCGGCGTGTAGCTGGTCGTGTCACCTCCAGGTATGAAAACCAAGGGCCCAATTTAATTTTGATTAGGATCTAACTGAGGAGCGCGACAATGTTCCGCTGCTATAACATCGCAACAATTTCTTCATCCCTTTAGGCTGTCAGCGCCTGGATGAGACACTAAAACTGGAGGGAATGTTGAGGTTCTCTTTGGGAGGAACCAAGTTGGAGCTGAGAACATCAGAGGGACAGCTCGTGTTGGATATTTGCAGGTTAGGCCAGAGAGGACAGGTTGAAATTGATAAGACAtgtccagaggagagacagtATAGGATGCTCAGGATGCAGGAAGCTGTAGGAGGGGAACAGCCTCCGTTTTTGCATAAAGATTCTCTCGTTGACGGTGACTGAGCGAGCTCAACAGAGCTCCAGCTAGTCGATGGCAGCAGAGTCACAGATGGTGAAATGGAGATCATCCAAGTGTGGCTAATGTGCGTCAGGTGACCCTAATCTGAGGTCACCTGTGTGCGGCTCCAGGCCCTGTTTCATTGGTGTCCCTACTAAACCAGCAACTGCCTGGGAGAGTGGAGAAAAGAAGCTACTGTTGACAAAAGCTCAGGTGAAATCTCACCTGGAAGAAGGTCCCTTGGTTTGATGAGAAATGGAGCTTTGTGCCTGGAGAACAGCAAACACGCCCTCTCCAGAGGAAGCCTGGTGGTGGCAGTATCGCGATCTGGAGATGCTTCTCAGGAGCATGTCCACTTGTAACAGTAGAGGGACCATAAATGCACCAAATCGTGGAGGATCATCTGACTCAGTCAAAAACACTTGGAAGAAGAATCAGTCAACTTGAGGCCAAAGAAGCAAGGTGAAAGTTGCAAAAACCACAATGGGGTTAAGGAATGAGTCCATTAATGACACTTTAGAGAGCGCTTCAGataatttgtttttgttgaatATGATatagtgtgtgtatatatatatatatatatatatatatatatatatatatatatatatatatatatatatatatatatatatatatatatatatatatatatatatatacacacacacacatttctgaagTATCTTTAATCACACTCACtgatttggatttttttaaatcgtGCTTTTTTATGACGGATTGGTTTTCAGTACATTACGAACACAGAATTGTAGAAACTATAAATCCGTGCTATTAATTTATTAACTTTAAACCCAGACTGTCTAGAAGAACGTAATTTTCAGATGAGTCACTAAATGTTTTACTGCTGAATCAAAATTGGGGATTCGTTAATATTTTCTAATAATTCATTAATAATCCCTCACGAAAAATCAGTCACAAACACGCTGAAACCGGAAACGCCTAATCagaggttgttgtttttctttattgctTCATGTTTACGTCCTTCTGCTCTGCGCATGCTCAGTCCGCATCCCTCCCTCAGCGCGGGTCCACTCAGGTAATCTCACAATATTTCcttaccttcaaaataaaagtttttaaaTGCAGGGACGCGCAAACGATCTGATCATTAATCAGTCGTTTAGTTCTTCGCACTGTAAAATAGATAATGCAACTGATCATCTCCATCAGCAAAAGAAACTACAGAATAACGTTCTATTTACATCATCGAACGTTAAAAAATCCCCGTACAAAACAATGTAACCTGTACTCATTAATAAACATTTACAATAATTTAGTCACGGATGTTTGCCTTGGAGTGTGTGCCTGGGTGTAGTTGGGACGATACTATTCTGTCACGCTGTCGTTTAACACCTTTACTTTGAAAGCAGGTTTAACGAACTTTCGCTTCCGTCGTCTTCTCTACGGCAGCTTGACAGGTCGGAGGAGAGCGGAGCATCGTCAGCGGACCAGCGGGGACGCCGTGGTGAGGTATCGGCCCCAGGAGAGCCAGACCGGACCGGCTGGACCGCCTTCACTCCACGGAGGAGGACCTGAGAGAGCCGTACGTTGGTACGGCAGAGGCCCCAGACCAGGTAACCTTCCAAAGAAACCGGTTCAGACTGCCTCCCCAGAGGGCAGACGCTGAGAAGGGGATGCTGGGGGATGGAGAACCGGCGTCAGAGAGTCGCGTAGAGCCGCTTCTGATCTCAGGAGAGCCGCACTGACGGAGGGCTCCGTGCGCTTTAGGGCCGCTGAGATTAGgatcccccccccaacccgccCACCCGTCCACGGCAGCCAACCGCGGAATTACTGAAACCCTTTAATGCGCAAAACAGCGCCAATTATGGCGAGGATAAAGTTGATGTAACCGAGCTGCTGAGCTggattaaaataacaataatagcgTAATAAACGCACCTCCGCGATCCGATTACAGAGACACGTGACGGGGGATATTAGGAATCAATAATGACTTCATCAAAATCTTCTAATGTTTCATCTTAGTGCACTAATCAATCAGCAATCATTTCTGAAGGTGGCAGCGGCTCGATGCTCCAGATGCAGAGACATCTCACACAAAAGTGATTATTAATAATCAGAAAACACTAATTAAACATCCTGTTTGGAGGAACAACAGGTCAATCTATTCCCTGCTGTTCAGATGTACGTAATCGATTCTCACGCCCGAAACCGAATTATTTATACTGGTGGAAATCTGATTATTTTTGTCTTAATTATTGGACACGATGAAAATGAGCTCcaaatctgttttttctgtcaccGTTAATTTATTGAAACGGCTGGAAAATGCTGATGATAATGAGGGGAAACTTTACTCCAACGTAATAATCATTCATAGGACAGCTATGGATATTTGACACATACGTTAGCATGTGATTTTAATGCAGTTGGGACACTTCTGTAGTACAAAAGTCAACTTTGAGTATcaaaggcagagaggaagacagagggaaaacacagagcagctgcagcagaagatgcTGCAGAGAGGAGCTCACCATGCTGGGATACCCACCTCtctgacggaggaggaggggggaggaggccCGTTCTGacctcctcccttctctgctGCATCACCTCATTGTTCTCCaaatctgctgctgcatcctGCTGGCCAGAGTCAGCTGAGTGGTCCCAGTCCAATCAGAGCGGACCGTAAATCCCGGCCATGTTTGATTTGTAGTGGCCACGTTCTGAAGAAAACTCCTTCCTGTTGTCTAATCTGAACGTCTCCCTCTGATGAAAAAGTGGCTCTTCCTCATGTTCACGCACCACCTCATATGTCAGGCTTCATGCCAGAACCAATCCTGACAGGTCCTGCTGCCTCCAACTGGGTCCCCCCccgactaaaaaaaaaaaaaaaaaagtggtggCTTTTCCTCATTAAATCCTTTAACCAACGACTTGtcaaaaaaggagaagaaaccTTGATCTCAGTTATGCATCTGAAGTCGATGCTATGAGCTTCATCAGAGCTgttataaatataaatggaaTGTGTGTGCTCAATAATTCAACTCATCTGATAATGGGACGTTTGGTTTTAAACGTCCTGTTTGAATGTTCTAAAAGGCTTTGGCGGTGAAGGTCCGTAAACATCCATTATTCATAACCAATAATCAGGACTTGCAGAAGTATTGACTGGGAGATGAAAGCATGATGAAAATTAACGACCCTAAAGCATCAACAGTGTAGTTTATCATTGGAACGCCACAGCTAACGAACCGTTTCACTAATCACCTATTGATCTCTATCAATAATTGATAGCGTGTGCGCGTGTTTGCAGCTCAGTGACGTTTCTCCGGTGTTTCTGTATGTTCTGCAGCATGTTCTCCTCTGCGAAGGCCTTCGAGGGGCAGCACTACTCCACCCTGAAGAGACAGTGTCTGCAGAGCGGCGTCCTCTTCGAGGACCCCTGTTTCACCGCTACTGATGATTCGCTGTTTTACCAGGGCAACAGGATCGGACATGTGGTCTGGAAGAGGCCCCGGGTAAATGTCTGATAATAGCCGCTTCATCAAGTATGCTGCTTTGCCAGATTTAAATACAATCTTCCATTGCCCTCGTGCacctggtgtgtttgtgtttaggaGGTGTGCGAGGACCCTCACCTGTTTGTTGACGGCATCAGCGCTCACGATTTACACCAGGGGCAGCTGGGCAACTGCTGGTTTGTTGCCGCCTGCTCCAGTTTGGCCTCCAGAGAGTCTCTGTGGCAAAAAGTGAGTGTTGCTTCCTCTACCCTTGCTTTATCTTTTTGTTTGTTCACACTTTTAAATCACTTGCATTTTGACAAAGCTGGTTTTGGTGGTAAATTGTGTGATGGTTCCTCGTGGTTATCAGCAGATATCAACAGTCTGCTGATCCACTGCAGGATCAGCTCCAAATCTGACTCTGAGGGATCTGCTCTCTAAATGGACAGAGGTTTGGATGTTTCAttgtgctaagctaaccagGTTTCCACCTCATCAAACTTTTGTTTGTGACatggaacaaaagaaaaacttcTCGTCGGGGCAAATTAAGCCCTGAGCTCAAATTTCCCCGGAGATGCTAGCAGCAAAACATCACGACCAGACACTTTCATCGGCTTCCTTTGAACGCTGGAGTCTAGCATTCACAGCTAATTGTTTGAAACTTTGTTAGACCTTCCCAGAGTGCTGCAAGCTAAAGGACGCTAGAATATTGTTATTATATCATTATAAATGAAATATTGGTTTTCTAAGCTTTAACCTGTGGGCGAGACAGGTTTAACTCAATTAAGTGTGATGCTGTGGGATTTGGGAATAATAGGTGCGACATTGATGAAATAATTTTCGCCGAAGGAACCCCTGACACGTTTTCGTCCTCCGGGAATCTTTGCCAGTGTCCTTTGCAAAGAAAATTCCAACTTCAGAGAAGCTGTTTCATCGACCGGGTTTATTTTTATGCTGTTCGCTTCTTTTCCAAATCACAGCACAAAGATTCAGAAGGAAAAGACAAAACCAAAAGTATCCTAATCcagaaatgatgtcatcatcattgtcacgGAACACAATTTCACCTAGACATCGAACAAGTGCAGGAAAAGTGTCTCTGGTTGGTCCCTCAGCTCTCCGATGTGAAGGTTATGCAGCTGTCCACCGTCTCGGGGCTGCAGCCGTCTTCGAACGCAAACAGGAAGTACATCACCTTCCTTACCTTAGCCAGCTCTGCGATCCTCTCGCCAAACTCTTGCGCGTCAGCCTCGTAGCATTGGACAACCGTGCCGCACGCCTCGCCCTGCCCCCTCCAGAAAGACCCAGCGGGCTCCAGCAGCTGGCGGGTCATCAGGTTAGTGAGATCGGGAGTCCAGAGCTGCGAGGTGGCCGTGATGGTGAGGCGTCCCGACCTCGCCAGGCGCACCATCCAGCGGGAGAAACGCAGCACCTGCGTGGGAAAGTCCAGCCGGTACACCGCTTCGTTGGGCCGCAGCAGGCGCTCGCCGTCCTGCTTCTTTTGGCCTCGCTGCTGCAGGGACTGGACCCGCAGGCGCATCACCTCCGTCAGCTGGTTGTCTGGACGGAagggcagctgcagctctccggACATGCTTGTGGAACGAGTGGGATCGGATCACGGGAGACGTCCAGACTCTTGGCTTCCTTCCCGTCAGATGTCCCGCGGTTTTGCCTGCTGGTTTGTTCTGCGTGGAGGTGCTGTCGCCTGGGAGAGAGGGCGGAACCCACACTGGCGCTGAGGAAAAGGTGCTAGGCAACCACAG
This window harbors:
- the LOC101077653 gene encoding cullin-5 isoform X7; protein product: MRPIVLKLLRQESVTKQQWFDLFSDVHAVCLWDDKGPAKIHQALKEDILDFIKQAQARVLSHQDDTALLKAYIVEWRKFFTQCDILPKPFCQLEITLMGKQGSNKKSNVEDSIVRKLMLDTWNESIFSNIKNRLQDSAMKLVHAERLGEAFDSQLVIGVRESYVNLCSNPDDKLQIYRDNFEKAYMDSTERFYRTQAPAYLQQNGVQNYMKYADSKLREEEKRALRYLETRRDCNSVQALMECCVNALVTSFKETILAECPGMIKRNETESEYGRTARSKGSASSELHLMFSLMDKVPSGIEPMLKDLEEHIMSAGLADMVASAETITSDSEKYVEQLLTLFNRFSRLVKEAFQDDPRFLTARDKAYKAVVNDATIFKLELPMKQKGVYRVGLKTQPESKCPELLANYCDMLLRKTPLSKKLTSEEIEAKLKEVLLVLKYVQNKDVFMRYHKAHLTRRLILDISADSEIEENMVEWLREVGMPADYVNKLARMFQDIKVSEDLNQSFKEMHKHNKLALPADSVNIKILNAGAWSRSSEKVFVSLPTELEDLIPEVEDFYKKNHSGRKLHWHHLMSNGIITFKNEVGQYDLEVTTFQLAVLFAWNQRPRERISFENLKLATELPDAELRRTLWSLVAFPKLKRQVLLYEPLVSSPKDFAEGTLFSVNQEFSLIKNSKVQKRGKINLIGRLQLTTERMREEENEGIVQLRILRTQEAIIQIMKMRKRINNAQLQTELVEILKNMFLPQKKMIKEQIEWLIDHKYIKRDESDINTFIYMA
- the LOC101077653 gene encoding cullin-5 isoform X2, which produces MLPKVLVTLMTRGQHLAGTLTSNVPNKGSLQFEDKWDLMRPIVLKLLRQESVTKQQWFDLFSDVHAVCLWDDKGPAKIHQALKEDILDFIKQAQARVLSHQDDTALLKAYIVEWRKFFTQCDILPKPFCQLEITLMGKQGSNKKSNVEDSIVRKLMLDTWNESIFSNIKNRLQDSAMKLVHAERLGEAFDSQLVIGVRESYVNLCSNPDDKLQIYRDNFEKAYMDSTERFYRTQAPAYLQQNGVQNYMKYADSKLREEEKRALRYLETRRDCNSVQALMECCVNALVTSFKETILAECPGMIKRNETESEYGRTARSKGSASSELHLMFSLMDKVPSGIEPMLKDLEEHIMSAGLADMVASAETITSDSEKYVEQLLTLFNRFSRLVKEAFQDDPRFLTARDKAYKAVVNDATIFKLELPMKQKGVGLKTQPESKCPELLANYCDMLLRKTPLSKKLTSEEIEAKLKEVLLVLKYVQNKDVFMRYHKAHLTRRLILDISADSEIEENMVEWLREVGMPADYVNKLARMFQDIKVSEDLNQSFKEMHKHNKLALPADSVNIKILNAGAWSRSSEKVFVSLPTELEDLIPEVEDFYKKNHSGRKLHWHHLMSNGIITFKNEVGQYDLEVTTFQLAVLFAWNQRPRERISFENLKLATELPDAELRRTLWSLVAFPKLKRQVLLYEPLVSSPKDFAEGTLFSVNQEFSLIKNSKVQKRGKINLIGRLQLTTERMREEENEGIVQLRILRTQEAIIQIMKMRKRINNAQLQTELVEILKNMFLPQKKMIKEQIEWLIDHKYIKRDESDINTFIYMA